From Alteromonas australica, one genomic window encodes:
- the gmk gene encoding guanylate kinase, which translates to MSSLLGNLFILAAPSGAGKSSLIKALMEKYKGSDSYPMQVSVSHTTRQPRPGEVDGEHYHFVSRAQFEALIEQGVFFEWAEVFGNYYGTSRVTIEQTLHRGIDVFLDIDWQGARQVKTLMPDTCGVFILPPSIDVLEQRLNSRGQDSEEVIAGRMKKAVDEMSHFSEFDHVIINDDFATALHDLEAIVIAQRLRTQKQQMRYQTLLDELLGTA; encoded by the coding sequence ATGTCTTCATTACTTGGCAATTTATTTATTCTGGCTGCACCTTCAGGTGCGGGAAAATCTAGCCTTATCAAAGCGCTAATGGAAAAATACAAAGGAAGTGACAGTTATCCTATGCAGGTGTCTGTGTCTCATACCACGCGGCAACCCCGGCCTGGCGAAGTGGATGGCGAGCACTATCATTTTGTGAGTCGTGCGCAATTTGAGGCATTAATCGAGCAGGGTGTGTTTTTCGAATGGGCGGAAGTGTTCGGTAATTATTACGGCACGTCGAGAGTCACCATAGAACAAACCTTGCATAGAGGTATCGACGTTTTTCTGGATATTGATTGGCAAGGCGCGCGTCAGGTGAAAACCTTAATGCCCGATACCTGCGGCGTCTTTATTTTGCCTCCATCCATTGATGTACTCGAGCAACGACTTAACAGCCGTGGCCAAGACAGCGAAGAGGTTATTGCTGGGCGAATGAAAAAAGCCGTGGATGAAATGTCTCACTTTAGTGAATTCGACCACGTGATTATAAACGACGATTTTGCTACCGCGTTGCACGACCTCGAAGCGATAGTGATCGCACAGCGACTGCGCACGCAAAAACAGCAAATGCGTTATCAGACATTATTGGACGAATTGCTTGGCACAGCTTAA
- the rpoZ gene encoding DNA-directed RNA polymerase subunit omega codes for MARVTVEDAVDKIGNRFDLVLVAARRARQIATEGKDPMVDVQNDKPTVTALREIEEGLVTASTLEQDQIRDQEQAEHAEFASVANILSDQ; via the coding sequence ATGGCTCGCGTAACCGTAGAAGATGCCGTAGATAAAATTGGTAACCGCTTTGACTTGGTATTGGTAGCAGCGCGTCGCGCACGCCAAATTGCCACTGAAGGTAAAGATCCTATGGTTGACGTGCAAAACGACAAGCCAACCGTTACTGCACTTCGTGAAATCGAAGAAGGTTTGGTCACAGCTAGCACGTTAGAGCAGGATCAAATTCGTGATCAAGAACAAGCAGAGCACGCAGAGTTTGCGTCTGTTGCTAACATTCTTTCTGATCAGTAA